A single window of Granulibacter bethesdensis DNA harbors:
- a CDS encoding bifunctional GNAT family N-acetyltransferase/(deoxy)nucleoside triphosphate pyrophosphohydrolase, whose amino-acid sequence MADEARPERPPFSFRARSSGAEIARSPSSQTSSETPAFKPLRTERLILRPFSPEDAPALHRLINDWEISRTLAEVPFPYPRSLADEWIGSTLQGIREGTAWHLGITGHEGYEPAPKETLIGGVGLRLLPEGRGSLRQAGRAASIGYWVGRRFWGHGVATEAVGRLCRWAMANLPINRLEATADRDNLASIAVLKRIGFREVGAGVKPFRSRAGEVPVLHFEALRDDLFGVPDAGLPRGREQVTPPQSGIMPGMAPANLPVLLVVAAALVNAQGEILLARRPEGRSMAGLWEFPGGKVEPGETPEQALIRELREELGVDASAGCLAPLAFASHAYEKFHLLMPLYACRRWQGVPRPREEQALAWVLPDQLDRYPMPAADIPLIPILRDLL is encoded by the coding sequence GTGGCGGATGAAGCGCGGCCGGAAAGGCCTCCGTTCAGCTTTCGGGCACGGAGCAGCGGTGCTGAGATAGCCCGTTCGCCATCGAGTCAGACTTCATCCGAAACACCTGCCTTCAAGCCGCTCCGCACGGAGCGCCTTATTCTGCGTCCATTTTCCCCCGAAGATGCGCCGGCCCTGCACCGGTTGATCAATGATTGGGAAATCAGTCGCACTTTGGCAGAAGTTCCGTTCCCTTATCCGCGCAGTCTGGCCGATGAGTGGATCGGTTCCACCTTGCAGGGTATCAGGGAGGGAACCGCCTGGCATCTCGGCATTACCGGTCATGAAGGCTATGAGCCAGCCCCCAAGGAGACCCTGATCGGCGGGGTCGGCCTGCGTCTGCTGCCGGAAGGTCGCGGCAGTCTCCGGCAGGCTGGACGGGCGGCGAGCATTGGCTACTGGGTCGGACGGCGTTTCTGGGGGCATGGGGTGGCGACCGAGGCGGTCGGCAGGCTGTGCCGCTGGGCCATGGCCAATCTGCCGATCAACCGGCTGGAAGCGACGGCTGACCGCGATAATCTGGCCTCGATCGCAGTGCTGAAGCGAATTGGTTTCCGGGAAGTCGGGGCGGGCGTGAAACCCTTTCGCTCCCGGGCCGGAGAAGTGCCGGTGCTGCATTTCGAGGCGCTGCGGGACGATCTGTTCGGAGTGCCCGATGCGGGCCTGCCGCGTGGGCGGGAACAGGTAACACCGCCACAATCGGGCATCATGCCGGGCATGGCGCCTGCCAATCTGCCAGTCCTGCTGGTGGTCGCGGCGGCGCTGGTGAACGCTCAGGGAGAGATCCTGCTGGCCCGTCGTCCGGAAGGGCGCAGCATGGCGGGGCTGTGGGAGTTCCCAGGTGGCAAGGTGGAACCCGGTGAGACCCCTGAACAGGCCCTGATCCGTGAATTGCGGGAGGAACTGGGTGTAGATGCCTCTGCCGGATGTCTGGCCCCTCTCGCCTTTGCCAGCCATGCGTATGAAAAATTTCATCTTTTGATGCCGCTTTACGCATGCCGTCGCTGGCAGGGTGTGCCGAGACCAAGAGAAGAGCAGGCTCTGGCATGGGTGCTGCCGGATCAACTCGACCGTTACCCGATGCCGGCGGCTGATATACCGCTCATCCCTATATTGCGGGATCTGCTCTAA
- a CDS encoding molybdopterin-binding protein: MSHTSSAQGACLLVIGNEILSGRTQDRNIQFLARALGEHGLPLREVRVIPDIRETIIATVNETRARFAHVLTTGGIGPTHDDITSECVAAAFGVPWEPHPEAWALMEAHYPPGGFNPARQRMATMPRGARLIANPVSLAPGFSIGNVHVMAGIPAVMQAMFQDLVKRLPAGLPVLSRSVHAWDIAEGTIAADLTILQMRWPDVEIGSYPFQKEENGKRIYGIAIVAKGTNARKLDDVAAAVMELFETFNVSPVLGELDRTS, from the coding sequence ATGAGTCATACATCTTCTGCGCAAGGCGCATGTCTGCTGGTGATCGGTAACGAGATTCTCTCGGGCCGTACGCAAGACAGGAATATCCAGTTTCTGGCTCGTGCATTGGGCGAGCATGGGTTGCCGCTGCGGGAGGTCAGGGTCATTCCGGATATCCGGGAAACCATTATCGCCACTGTGAATGAAACCCGTGCCCGTTTTGCTCATGTGCTGACCACGGGTGGTATCGGCCCTACTCATGATGACATTACCAGCGAATGTGTGGCGGCGGCTTTCGGTGTTCCGTGGGAGCCTCATCCGGAAGCATGGGCCTTGATGGAGGCGCATTATCCGCCGGGTGGCTTCAACCCGGCGCGTCAGCGCATGGCGACAATGCCGAGAGGGGCGAGGCTGATCGCCAATCCGGTTTCTCTCGCGCCGGGATTCAGTATTGGGAATGTGCATGTCATGGCCGGTATCCCAGCCGTTATGCAGGCGATGTTTCAGGATCTGGTCAAGCGTCTGCCTGCGGGGTTGCCCGTATTATCCCGCAGTGTTCATGCCTGGGATATTGCAGAAGGCACGATTGCTGCTGATCTGACGATTTTACAGATGCGTTGGCCTGATGTGGAAATAGGAAGTTATCCGTTCCAGAAAGAGGAAAACGGAAAGCGGATTTATGGCATCGCGATTGTTGCGAAAGGAACCAATGCCAGAAAGCTGGATGATGTTGCTGCTGCTGTAATGGAATTGTTCGAAACATTTAATGTCTCTCCTGTTTTAGGAGAATTGGATCGAACATCTTGA
- a CDS encoding calcium-binding protein, producing MSNSSNGVPSWNIYSGSAESVTIPLLFYSNGQYVTPDFSQFTATGTLNVRVWVVGLAGQAANGALTAAPVPAVSTQAISNMTSTFVVDTGSFPTVMPLSLVQAALPGFTEAQLQTYPPGSLTYSSDNVSITGYYVPLTLAFADATDNGGQPLTTTFKVLVSDTSHAHMMGLRFDYDSTTQQNYTSAYSALMNLAPMQSGAMSRGYIVSQAGLTVGLNQANAGSGWAFTKLAPASQSGDWLAPPVTVTVNGKVLPAGSVLIDTGLNEMFLKYEGGSRLPANSTITLSMLGTGGAVQYSFNTGTPTGVAPSVVRSGNSSTGTFVNTGLHALAGFDVLYDAANGLFGLRANGHSPQSSVSFDPVFSLSGNMSVQAGFQSSQSILLTGPATLQGTGSISLDGTISGNGLLTVKAPGTVTLSGNNTYSGGTVLDGTTVAVKWNSSLGTGGVAMAAGSANALFLNNGNATVWSAGADTISAGMTSVQVAASGAGKLTFVGGNGASKIYGGGGAMTVFGGAGEGVVAAGGAGSVIVNGSGNTTVTGGGGNAIYGGSGEALVFGGAQGANNILGGSGSSTVVGQSGDHMVGGAGKMLIFGSNNATDTIIGGNATTVMGGNAGTQLLSNGNTVFWGGSGNDMLWGGAGITIATLGSGNDTTYIGSGAMSIAGGSGQDIYTVTAGQAGGSAVIFDFNPGQDSLVLEGYDTASIVKTVQPGYVTLSLPDQTMLTFVGADPASLPGRSIT from the coding sequence ATGTCTAATTCTTCCAATGGGGTGCCAAGCTGGAATATTTATTCCGGCTCTGCTGAATCAGTGACGATCCCGCTTCTTTTTTATTCCAATGGCCAATATGTCACGCCGGACTTCAGTCAGTTTACGGCAACTGGTACGCTGAATGTCAGGGTTTGGGTAGTTGGATTGGCCGGGCAGGCAGCCAACGGGGCATTAACCGCAGCCCCCGTACCCGCTGTCTCTACGCAGGCGATCAGCAACATGACATCGACCTTTGTGGTTGATACCGGCTCTTTCCCGACTGTCATGCCACTGAGTTTAGTTCAGGCTGCATTGCCCGGTTTTACGGAGGCGCAGTTGCAGACCTATCCTCCTGGTTCTCTCACCTATAGCAGCGATAATGTCAGTATTACTGGCTACTACGTGCCGCTGACTCTGGCTTTTGCCGATGCAACCGATAACGGTGGGCAGCCACTGACGACGACGTTCAAGGTGCTTGTCTCCGACACCAGCCATGCGCATATGATGGGTTTGCGCTTCGATTATGATTCGACGACGCAGCAAAACTATACTTCCGCCTACAGCGCTCTCATGAATCTTGCCCCGATGCAGTCGGGGGCTATGTCGCGTGGCTATATCGTCAGTCAGGCTGGTCTTACTGTCGGGCTGAATCAGGCGAACGCGGGCAGCGGGTGGGCTTTCACCAAACTTGCTCCGGCATCGCAATCCGGTGATTGGCTGGCACCGCCGGTGACGGTTACCGTGAATGGCAAGGTACTGCCGGCAGGCTCAGTGTTGATTGATACCGGCCTGAATGAAATGTTCCTGAAATATGAGGGCGGAAGCAGGCTGCCTGCAAACAGCACCATTACTCTTTCCATGTTGGGAACGGGCGGTGCTGTACAATATTCATTCAATACCGGGACACCCACCGGTGTGGCGCCTTCTGTTGTCAGATCAGGCAATTCATCGACTGGTACTTTTGTGAACACCGGCCTGCATGCTCTGGCAGGCTTCGATGTTCTTTACGATGCAGCGAACGGGCTGTTTGGATTAAGGGCGAATGGTCACTCGCCCCAATCATCGGTCTCGTTCGATCCGGTTTTCTCACTGTCCGGAAATATGAGCGTTCAGGCTGGTTTTCAATCTTCCCAATCCATTCTCTTGACAGGCCCGGCAACCTTGCAGGGGACCGGAAGCATATCCCTGGATGGTACGATCTCCGGCAACGGGCTCCTGACGGTGAAAGCCCCCGGGACTGTGACTTTGTCAGGCAATAATACGTATAGTGGCGGTACGGTTCTGGACGGGACCACCGTTGCTGTGAAATGGAATTCCAGCCTGGGAACAGGCGGCGTTGCAATGGCTGCGGGTTCGGCGAATGCCTTGTTTCTGAACAACGGCAACGCCACGGTCTGGAGTGCAGGCGCAGATACGATCAGCGCTGGCATGACATCGGTTCAGGTAGCGGCCAGCGGGGCCGGTAAGCTCACCTTTGTAGGAGGAAATGGGGCCTCCAAGATTTACGGGGGAGGTGGCGCCATGACCGTTTTCGGTGGTGCGGGAGAGGGTGTGGTCGCTGCTGGTGGTGCAGGCAGCGTGATCGTCAACGGTTCGGGCAACACCACGGTCACCGGGGGTGGCGGGAACGCCATTTATGGCGGGAGCGGAGAGGCTCTGGTTTTCGGTGGTGCGCAGGGTGCCAATAACATCCTTGGAGGAAGTGGCAGCAGCACCGTTGTCGGGCAGTCAGGAGATCATATGGTCGGGGGGGCCGGCAAGATGCTGATCTTTGGCAGTAACAACGCTACAGATACGATTATCGGTGGCAATGCAACGACCGTGATGGGCGGCAATGCGGGCACGCAGCTTCTTTCCAATGGAAACACTGTGTTCTGGGGTGGTTCTGGAAATGACATGCTCTGGGGTGGCGCGGGCATTACAATCGCGACGCTGGGAAGCGGCAACGATACCACCTATATCGGCAGTGGTGCCATGAGCATTGCCGGAGGATCCGGCCAAGATATTTACACCGTCACTGCCGGGCAGGCCGGTGGATCGGCGGTGATCTTTGATTTTAATCCAGGCCAGGATTCGCTGGTGCTGGAAGGCTATGATACCGCGAGCATCGTCAAGACCGTCCAACCGGGTTATGTGACACTCAGCCTGCCCGATCAGACGATGTTGACATTCGTGGGGGCGGACCCGGCAAGCCTTCCTGGCCGGTCGATAACCTGA
- a CDS encoding BolA family transcriptional regulator: protein MTQEHAPLTGSRAQRIEDVLRARFTPVHLDVQDDSARHAGHAGLRHQSRGPASTGETHFKVTLISETFHGISRVQRSRAVHEALEAEFAGGLHALVLSLRTPEEQAAINAA, encoded by the coding sequence ATGACACAGGAACATGCTCCCCTTACAGGCAGCCGCGCACAACGGATCGAAGACGTTTTACGCGCCCGCTTTACCCCGGTCCATCTCGATGTGCAGGATGACAGTGCCCGCCATGCAGGCCATGCCGGACTCCGTCATCAGAGCCGAGGCCCAGCCAGCACGGGAGAAACACATTTCAAAGTGACGCTGATCTCTGAGACTTTCCACGGCATATCCCGCGTCCAGCGCTCCCGCGCCGTGCATGAGGCTCTGGAGGCTGAATTCGCAGGCGGGCTGCATGCCCTGGTCCTGAGCCTGCGCACTCCGGAAGAACAGGCGGCGATCAACGCCGCCTGA
- a CDS encoding J domain-containing protein, with protein MMARRAPRTRAYAPDPDAPTRDCDMAGCNMPAAYRAPKSRTELRHYWWFCLEHVRAYNASWDFYKGMSPGQIEAHLRADTAWQRPSWPLGQNGAPVAPEDLLRDPLGVLRDGAAAATRRKKPEEERPPKELREPLMIMSLPWPVTWDDIRSRYKELAKRYHPDANGGSREAEERLKVINQAYATLRRGLAGEPARNGDAAEQAA; from the coding sequence ATGATGGCCAGACGCGCTCCGCGAACGAGGGCCTACGCGCCCGATCCGGACGCGCCGACCCGTGACTGTGACATGGCTGGCTGCAACATGCCGGCCGCTTATCGTGCACCAAAATCAAGGACCGAACTACGCCATTACTGGTGGTTCTGTCTGGAGCATGTGCGCGCCTACAATGCATCGTGGGATTTTTATAAGGGAATGAGCCCAGGGCAGATTGAGGCGCATCTGCGGGCTGATACCGCATGGCAGCGGCCGAGCTGGCCTTTGGGCCAAAACGGTGCTCCCGTTGCGCCGGAAGATTTATTGCGTGATCCGTTAGGCGTGCTGCGCGATGGCGCGGCTGCTGCCACCCGCCGTAAAAAACCGGAGGAGGAGCGGCCCCCCAAAGAATTACGGGAGCCGCTGATGATCATGAGTCTGCCCTGGCCTGTGACCTGGGACGATATCAGAAGCCGCTACAAGGAACTGGCCAAGAGGTATCACCCGGATGCCAACGGAGGCAGCCGTGAGGCCGAGGAGCGGCTGAAAGTCATCAACCAGGCCTATGCCACGCTGCGGCGGGGTCTGGCCGGGGAACCCGCCCGGAATGGAGATGCTGCCGAACAGGCTGCCTGA
- the cobS gene encoding cobaltochelatase subunit CobS — protein sequence MTKVAAISETRDPEEGIAPTSALTVPDITLRVREVFGIDSDMEVPAFSIRTEHVPEADPTYRFDPETTLALLAGYAHNRRVMVQGYHGTGKSTHIEQVAARLNWPCIRVNLDSHISRIDLIGKDAIVLKDGRQVTEFREGILPWALQHACALVFDEYDAGRPDVMFVIQRVLEVEGKLTLLDQNRVIRPHPSFRLFATANTVGLGDTTGLYHGTQQINQGQMDRWNIVTTLNYLPHAQETEIVLAKMGVDGSKNPQARKEVESMVALAELTRAGFINGDISTVMSPRTVITWAQNARIFKDLGFAFRVTFLNKCDEAERTTVAEYYQRCFNEDIPTGLFNRKAF from the coding sequence ATGACCAAGGTTGCCGCCATCTCCGAAACAAGGGATCCGGAGGAAGGGATTGCCCCAACTTCTGCATTGACCGTCCCCGACATTACTCTCCGTGTGAGAGAGGTGTTCGGCATTGATTCCGATATGGAGGTGCCCGCCTTCTCAATCCGGACCGAACATGTGCCGGAGGCGGACCCGACCTATCGCTTCGATCCGGAGACGACGCTGGCCCTGCTGGCAGGGTATGCTCATAATCGCCGGGTGATGGTTCAGGGCTATCATGGTACCGGCAAGTCCACCCATATCGAGCAGGTGGCGGCGCGGCTCAACTGGCCCTGTATCCGCGTCAATCTGGACAGCCATATCAGCCGTATCGACCTGATCGGCAAGGATGCCATCGTGCTGAAGGATGGTCGTCAGGTCACCGAATTCCGCGAGGGAATTCTTCCCTGGGCATTACAGCATGCCTGTGCGCTGGTGTTCGATGAATACGATGCGGGTCGCCCGGATGTGATGTTCGTGATCCAGCGCGTACTGGAGGTCGAGGGCAAGCTCACCCTGCTGGACCAGAATCGCGTCATCCGCCCGCATCCTTCCTTCCGTCTGTTCGCGACGGCGAATACAGTCGGGTTGGGCGATACGACCGGGCTGTATCATGGCACGCAGCAGATCAATCAGGGTCAGATGGACCGTTGGAACATAGTCACCACTCTGAATTATCTGCCGCATGCGCAGGAGACGGAGATCGTACTGGCCAAAATGGGCGTGGACGGATCGAAAAATCCGCAGGCGCGCAAGGAGGTCGAAAGCATGGTGGCTCTGGCGGAGCTGACCCGGGCAGGCTTCATCAATGGCGATATTTCCACGGTGATGTCACCACGGACGGTCATTACCTGGGCCCAGAATGCCCGGATTTTCAAGGATCTCGGCTTTGCGTTCCGCGTCACCTTTCTGAACAAATGCGATGAGGCAGAGCGCACCACCGTGGCCGAATATTATCAGCGCTGCTTCAACGAGGATATTCCGACCGGTCTGTTCAACCGGAAAGCCTTCTGA
- the cobT gene encoding cobaltochelatase subunit CobT encodes MSGSRHNGPPSKDGGVQDAANRVDEFKKATSSVFRSMAGTAEAQVAFQPGPSALMGRRARLPMPTRALPPAEMAKLRGAADSLALRLRHHDEVVHQNRLPTQPEAREVYDALEQMRVEAVGSRHMAGVAANLQARLSDECETAGCDRMTKRDQLPLSRALSLLAREKMTGEVPPASVRHVLDLWRPQLGPAVQDALADLVLHQDDQTAFARVTRRLLSTLDLEPSSFDESQPDSQELEEGEDEDQGEQSGAQDNAPDGEGESRKEQDSMLGASPQELEETDSREETADIGSDEAAGDGEDSPGGPQQRRDVQDDPNNTVYRAFTQAYDEEVAAEDLCDSDELTRLRQMLDQQLQHLQGVVSKLANRLQRRLLAQQTRSWTFDLEDGLLDVSRLARVVANPTVPLSYKRERETEFRDTVVTLLLDNSGSMRGRPITVAAMCGDILARTLERCAVKVEVLGFTTRAWKGGQSREAWVAAGKPRLPGRLNDLRHIVYKAADTPWRRARRNLGLMLREGLLKENIDGEALQWAYRRLLARPEHRRILMVISDGAPVDDSTLSVNPGNYLERHLRDVIREIEGRNAVELVAIGIGHDVTRYYRRAVTIVDAEELGGTMMRKLSELFEENTRRG; translated from the coding sequence ATGAGCGGCAGCAGGCATAACGGCCCCCCTTCGAAGGATGGCGGCGTGCAAGACGCTGCCAACCGGGTTGATGAGTTCAAGAAGGCGACCTCCTCGGTCTTCCGTTCCATGGCGGGAACGGCAGAGGCTCAGGTGGCATTCCAGCCCGGCCCATCGGCGCTGATGGGCCGGCGTGCGCGGCTGCCGATGCCGACACGCGCCTTGCCGCCTGCCGAAATGGCCAAATTGCGCGGGGCTGCCGATAGTCTGGCCTTGCGCCTGCGCCACCATGACGAGGTCGTGCATCAGAACCGTCTGCCAACCCAGCCGGAGGCGCGGGAAGTTTACGACGCGCTGGAACAGATGCGGGTGGAAGCCGTCGGTAGCCGTCATATGGCGGGGGTCGCCGCAAATCTGCAGGCCCGCTTGTCTGATGAATGCGAGACGGCTGGCTGTGATCGCATGACCAAGCGGGATCAACTCCCGCTTTCCCGTGCCCTGTCGCTTCTGGCGCGGGAAAAGATGACCGGTGAGGTGCCACCAGCTTCAGTGCGGCATGTGCTCGATCTGTGGCGACCGCAGCTTGGCCCGGCAGTGCAGGATGCGCTGGCCGATCTGGTGTTGCATCAGGATGATCAGACCGCTTTTGCGCGGGTGACACGGCGGCTTCTCTCGACGCTCGATCTGGAGCCATCTTCCTTTGATGAAAGCCAGCCGGACTCGCAGGAGCTGGAAGAAGGCGAGGACGAGGATCAGGGCGAGCAGTCCGGTGCGCAGGATAATGCGCCGGATGGTGAGGGCGAAAGCCGCAAGGAGCAGGATAGTATGCTCGGCGCCAGCCCGCAGGAGCTGGAAGAAACCGACTCCCGCGAGGAAACCGCCGATATCGGCTCGGATGAAGCTGCCGGAGACGGGGAGGACAGCCCGGGTGGCCCTCAACAGCGGCGGGACGTACAGGATGATCCGAACAATACGGTCTATCGCGCTTTCACGCAGGCTTATGACGAGGAAGTGGCGGCCGAGGATCTGTGCGATTCCGATGAGCTGACGCGCCTGCGGCAGATGCTGGATCAACAGTTGCAACATCTTCAGGGCGTGGTTTCGAAACTCGCCAATCGTCTTCAGCGTCGCCTGCTGGCACAGCAGACGCGGTCATGGACGTTCGATCTGGAAGACGGATTGCTGGATGTCAGCCGTCTGGCGCGTGTCGTTGCCAATCCCACCGTGCCGCTCTCCTACAAGCGGGAGCGGGAGACGGAGTTTCGCGATACGGTCGTCACTCTCTTGCTCGATAATTCAGGCTCCATGCGTGGACGGCCAATCACGGTTGCGGCGATGTGCGGCGATATTCTGGCGCGCACACTGGAACGCTGTGCAGTGAAAGTCGAGGTGCTGGGCTTTACAACCCGCGCCTGGAAAGGCGGTCAGAGTCGGGAAGCCTGGGTTGCCGCTGGAAAGCCGCGTCTGCCCGGACGGCTGAACGATTTACGTCATATTGTCTATAAAGCGGCTGATACGCCATGGCGCCGTGCCCGCCGCAATCTCGGTCTGATGCTGCGGGAAGGGCTGCTGAAGGAAAATATCGACGGCGAGGCTCTGCAATGGGCCTATCGTCGATTGCTGGCCCGGCCGGAGCATCGCCGTATCCTGATGGTGATCAGCGATGGCGCGCCGGTGGATGACAGCACGCTTTCCGTCAATCCGGGGAACTATCTGGAACGGCATCTGCGTGATGTGATCCGCGAGATCGAGGGGCGCAATGCGGTCGAACTGGTGGCGATCGGCATCGGCCACGATGTCACACGCTATTATCGCCGCGCCGTCACGATTGTGGATGCGGAAGAACTCGGCGGCACGATGATGCGGAAATTGTCGGAACTGTTCGAGGAGAATACCCGGCGGGGGTAA
- a CDS encoding glycosyltransferase family 4 protein, giving the protein MFNHEFTITGSSKAFFRLAKDLKDFGHNLQIFPAIPEPGAMLPYFESLDVPISSNCDPNNFDLAIFNTIATGELIPSIPPQLPIIWFINEGDIAVMMLCDHPPLREALSHIRSHTGSIIFNTESQRKVLQTFIRHLPENKIHVCPFGITIDINNIVLPKILPKTTAIRIVQVGTVEGRKRAEDLIKAVSMFSADVDIECIICGKIFNMEEDAVEIFNSNRKRFKIIENLEDDELLACMASADIFCLASYNETQALAVYEAALLERPLILSALPCYDGVFEHGTNCLMFPARNPEALAAMIATMITCPDYRIKLGKAARQAALPYTNAAFLSKFNAVVQRVTNQSIYPM; this is encoded by the coding sequence ATGTTTAATCACGAATTTACGATTACAGGATCAAGCAAAGCTTTTTTTAGACTCGCGAAAGATTTAAAAGATTTTGGTCATAATCTTCAAATTTTTCCGGCCATACCTGAGCCAGGAGCAATGCTGCCTTATTTTGAATCCCTGGATGTACCTATATCGAGTAATTGTGATCCAAATAATTTTGATCTGGCAATTTTCAATACAATTGCCACAGGAGAACTAATTCCTTCTATTCCTCCACAGCTGCCAATCATCTGGTTTATCAATGAAGGTGATATAGCCGTCATGATGCTATGTGATCACCCTCCTCTGCGAGAAGCCTTATCTCACATCAGATCTCATACTGGCTCTATTATTTTTAATACAGAAAGCCAAAGGAAAGTGCTCCAGACTTTCATACGCCATTTACCTGAAAATAAAATCCACGTTTGCCCATTTGGCATTACAATAGATATTAATAATATTGTGCTCCCTAAAATTCTTCCCAAGACGACTGCCATCCGGATTGTTCAAGTAGGAACTGTAGAAGGCCGTAAACGGGCGGAAGATTTAATCAAAGCTGTGTCGATGTTTTCCGCAGATGTGGATATAGAATGTATCATATGTGGAAAAATATTCAATATGGAAGAAGATGCTGTAGAAATTTTTAACAGTAATCGAAAGCGGTTTAAAATTATTGAAAATTTAGAGGATGATGAACTTCTTGCTTGCATGGCATCAGCAGATATATTTTGCTTGGCCTCATATAATGAAACACAAGCACTTGCTGTTTATGAAGCGGCGCTTCTTGAGCGGCCGCTGATCCTCTCAGCCTTACCTTGTTACGATGGCGTTTTTGAACATGGCACCAATTGCCTCATGTTTCCTGCTCGTAATCCTGAAGCGCTGGCAGCCATGATCGCCACAATGATCACATGCCCTGACTATCGCATCAAACTGGGAAAGGCTGCGCGTCAAGCTGCACTACCATACACCAATGCAGCTTTCCTCTCCAAATTCAACGCTGTTGTGCAGCGCGTAACGAATCAGAGCATTTACCCAATGTGA